Proteins from a genomic interval of Drosophila willistoni isolate 14030-0811.24 chromosome 2L unlocalized genomic scaffold, UCI_dwil_1.1 Seg139, whole genome shotgun sequence:
- the LOC26529289 gene encoding uncharacterized protein LOC26529289 — MSEDKTQMSEFPLCVSNSTRELARLTEQEKQKADLKEKQRRHTAKVIRKQKPPNAQMAFWQKMWMEHRDRVKNAVSKLDAEPPSFQAARITGVNSLRDDAVIFMHRTKENIQLLVEISRTMRTHGAVNPFRYEQVHVTSAIPTIMANLDKLERENRDLGKRILDVRSEVDSGLNPETNNASRLQKGQTAPLILSEDAINKYKVFNMNLPTTDAERKKLFRPRIFFDIYLKDARPLGRIIVQLYTEAAPVVVLQIVRSCMCKQANKFHTKRLFPSLWMDVNLELPSISPLHNPLEYDAKVMDHGSWNHVLSFSKEYCKTGFQDALCFAISFKPLSVCNGSRVGFGRIIKGSKICDCIQSYGTKNGKLSRGILFTSCGLL; from the coding sequence ATGTCTGAGGACAAAACGCAAATGTCGGAATTTCCACTATGTGTGTCCAATTCGACACGAGAATTGGCTCGTTTAACCGAACAGGAGAAACAAAAAGCTGATCTGAAGGAGAAACAACGTAGACATACAGCCAAAGTAATCCGCAAACAGAAGCCACCGAATGCTCAGATGGCTTTTTGGCAAAAAATGTGGATGGAACATCGTGATCGGGTAAAAAATGCTGTTAGTAAATTAGATGCAGAGCCACCATCATTTCAAGCGGCACGCATCACAGGAGTCAATTCGTTGCGAGACGATGCTGTTATCTTTATGCATCGCACCAAGGAGAATATACAACTTTTGGTGGAAATCTCACGCACCATGCGTACCCATGGGGCTGTGAATCCCTTTCGCTATGAACAGGTTCATGTAACATCTGCGATACCTACAATTATGGCCAATCTGGACAAATTGGAGCGAGAGAATCGTGATTTGGGCAAGCGTATATTAGATGTGCGCAGTGAAGTAGATTCAGGTCTCAATCCAGAGACAAACAATGCCAGTCGTCTGCAAAAAGGACAAACAGCTCCTCTCATCCTATCCGAGGATGCCATTAATAAGTATAAAGTGTTCAATATGAATCTGCCGACCACAGATGCCGAACGCAAGAAACTCTTTCGCCCGCGTATTTTCTTTGATATCTACTTGAAAGATGCTCGTCCTTTGGGTCGCATTATCGTTCAACTCTATACAGAAGCAGCTCCCGTTGTGGTCCTTCAAATTGTACGCTCTTGTATGTGCAAACAGGCAAATAAATTCCATACGAAACGTCTATTTCCCAGTCTCTGGATGGATGTGAATCTTGAGTTGCCTTCCATTTCGCCACTGCACAATCCCCTTGAGTATGATGCAAAAGTTATGGATCATGGTAGCTGGAATCATGTGTTATCGTTTAGTAAGGAGTACTGTAAAACAGGTTTTCAGGATGCCCTATGCTTTGCCATATCCTTTAAACCTCTTTCGGTTTGCAATGGCTCACGTGTGGGTTTCGGTCGCATCATTAAAGGTAGCAAGATCTGCGATTGCATACAAAGTTATGGCACTAAAAATGGTAAACTTAGCCGTGGCATTTTATTTACCAGTTGTGGTCTTTTAtaa